The Pseudomonas fluorescens genome includes a window with the following:
- a CDS encoding CPBP family intramembrane glutamic endopeptidase: MIAEGLVVLLDYTLYLLPSLALFGLWFALTPKTQTALRIVIVLLAFVLMRDAMTPLGMWSLNGDLQIGFLANPFVLAMLGASSLLLVALSARLLPDLWQLVVLFKGNRLAGLVLGIAVGCLIGLPLRLSQGAETAIPGYWAWLLGMTVLAYGANALEEVLFRGFLQGYLELHVSALRAALISAVAFSALHAFLALSVTPLGWPVLLFTLIEGLACGLIRMRYGVVASSATHGTAILLIAVPMMS, from the coding sequence ATGATCGCCGAAGGACTCGTTGTACTGCTGGATTACACCCTGTATCTGCTGCCGAGCCTGGCGCTCTTCGGCCTCTGGTTCGCGTTGACGCCCAAGACCCAGACAGCGTTGCGTATCGTGATTGTGCTATTGGCGTTCGTGTTGATGCGCGATGCGATGACGCCCTTGGGCATGTGGTCCCTGAACGGCGATCTGCAGATTGGTTTTCTGGCCAACCCGTTCGTCCTGGCGATGTTGGGCGCTTCGTCGCTGCTGTTGGTCGCGTTGAGCGCGCGCCTGTTGCCGGACTTGTGGCAACTGGTCGTTCTATTCAAAGGCAATCGATTGGCTGGCCTGGTCCTGGGCATCGCCGTGGGTTGCTTGATCGGCTTGCCGCTGCGGCTTTCTCAAGGGGCTGAAACGGCGATTCCAGGTTATTGGGCCTGGCTGCTCGGCATGACGGTGCTGGCCTACGGGGCCAACGCCCTGGAAGAAGTATTGTTTCGTGGTTTCCTGCAGGGCTACCTCGAACTGCACGTCAGCGCCTTGCGAGCAGCGTTGATCAGTGCCGTGGCGTTTTCGGCGCTGCATGCTTTTCTCGCCTTGAGCGTCACCCCACTCGGTTGGCCCGTGTTGCTGTTTACACTGATAGAGGGCCTGGCCTGCGGGCTCATTCGCATGCGCTACGGCGTCGTGGCATCGAGCGCTACCCATGGGACGGCGATATTGCTGATCGCCGTGCCGATGATGAGTTAA
- a CDS encoding GFA family protein → MDRFTGGCLCGNVRIEASGRPYRVGLCHCLDCRKHHGALFYAAAVFPQDAVTIEGETRDYAGRFFCPRCGASVFARTGDEIEVNLGTLDAPDQLVPTYESWTVRREAWLPAFPFSRHYAHDREGTGRAEE, encoded by the coding sequence ATGGACCGATTCACCGGCGGTTGCCTATGCGGCAACGTGCGTATCGAGGCCTCGGGCCGTCCGTATCGGGTTGGCCTCTGTCACTGCCTCGACTGTCGCAAGCATCACGGGGCGTTGTTCTACGCGGCTGCCGTGTTCCCCCAGGATGCCGTGACGATCGAGGGTGAAACACGGGATTACGCCGGGCGCTTTTTCTGCCCTCGCTGTGGCGCGTCGGTGTTCGCCCGCACCGGCGATGAAATCGAAGTGAACCTCGGCACGCTGGATGCCCCCGATCAACTGGTGCCCACCTACGAAAGCTGGACCGTTCGCCGTGAGGCCTGGTTGCCGGCGTTTCCGTTCAGCCGACATTACGCGCATGATCGCGAGGGCACCGGGCGGGCTGAGGAGTAG
- a CDS encoding aldehyde dehydrogenase family protein, with protein MTTPFLNTSPTSQQFYINGDWLSPAYPATLPVVNPATEHVIAEVARGSGEDVDRAVAAARAAFAGWSSTPVDARMAILGKIHALILERKEELAQALSLEMGAAISFARAMQVPLAAEHVRVARDVLSTYTFQKIEHGTAIQREPIGVCGLITPWNWPLYQITAKVAPAIAAGCTVVLKPSELSPLSALLFAQLVHDAGLPAGVFNLVNGSGAEVGAAMAAHPDIDLISITGSNRAGALVAQAAAPTVKRVTQELGGKSPNVLLPDTDFAKAVPSGVMSAFRNVGQSCSAPTRMIVPRNRLAEVEALAAATANAIIVGNPQLEETVLGPIANEAQFNRVQAMIEVGMNEGAKLVCGGPGRPEGLEQGFYTRPTVFSQVDSAMRIAQEEIFGPVLCIIAYDTVDEAVAIANDTVYGLGAHVQGQDLDLVRAVASRIRAGQVLLNYPAWNPMAPFGGYKRSGNGREYGVHGFEEYLEIKAIVGFE; from the coding sequence ATGACCACCCCTTTTTTGAACACCTCGCCTACGTCCCAGCAGTTCTATATCAATGGTGACTGGCTGTCTCCGGCATACCCGGCCACGCTGCCCGTGGTCAATCCCGCTACCGAGCACGTCATTGCCGAGGTCGCCCGAGGGTCCGGCGAAGACGTAGACCGCGCCGTAGCGGCGGCTCGCGCAGCCTTTGCCGGCTGGTCTTCGACTCCGGTGGATGCCCGCATGGCAATCCTGGGAAAGATCCATGCACTGATCCTTGAACGCAAAGAAGAACTGGCCCAGGCGCTCTCGCTGGAAATGGGCGCGGCCATCAGCTTCGCACGGGCCATGCAAGTGCCGCTGGCCGCTGAACACGTACGGGTGGCCCGCGATGTGCTGTCCACTTACACCTTCCAGAAGATTGAGCATGGCACGGCCATTCAACGCGAGCCCATTGGCGTCTGCGGCCTCATCACGCCGTGGAACTGGCCGCTGTACCAAATCACCGCCAAAGTCGCCCCGGCGATTGCCGCCGGTTGCACGGTGGTGTTGAAACCCAGCGAACTGTCGCCCCTGAGCGCCCTGCTCTTCGCCCAATTGGTGCATGACGCAGGCCTGCCTGCCGGCGTCTTCAACCTGGTGAACGGCAGCGGTGCCGAGGTCGGCGCGGCCATGGCGGCGCATCCCGACATCGACCTGATCTCCATCACCGGCTCGAACCGCGCGGGCGCACTGGTGGCCCAGGCAGCCGCCCCTACGGTCAAGCGCGTTACCCAAGAGTTGGGCGGCAAGTCACCGAACGTGCTGTTGCCCGACACCGACTTCGCCAAGGCCGTACCGTCGGGCGTGATGTCGGCTTTTCGCAACGTCGGCCAATCGTGCAGCGCACCGACCCGCATGATCGTGCCAAGGAATCGGCTGGCAGAAGTCGAGGCGTTGGCTGCCGCCACCGCCAACGCGATCATCGTGGGCAATCCGCAATTGGAAGAAACCGTACTCGGTCCCATCGCCAACGAGGCCCAGTTCAATCGCGTGCAAGCCATGATTGAAGTCGGCATGAATGAAGGAGCCAAGCTTGTGTGCGGTGGCCCAGGACGCCCGGAGGGTCTTGAACAAGGCTTCTACACCCGCCCCACGGTTTTCTCGCAGGTCGACAGCGCCATGCGCATCGCCCAGGAAGAAATTTTCGGCCCGGTGCTGTGCATCATTGCCTATGACACGGTGGATGAAGCCGTCGCCATCGCCAACGACACCGTCTATGGGCTGGGGGCGCATGTCCAGGGTCAGGACCTTGATCTTGTGCGCGCCGTTGCGTCGCGTATCCGCGCAGGGCAAGTGCTGTTGAACTACCCGGCGTGGAACCCGATGGCACCGTTCGGTGGCTACAAGCGTTCGGGCAATGGTCGTGAGTATGGGGTTCACGGCTTCGAGGAGTATCTGGAAATCAAGGCGATTGTCGGCTTCGAATGA
- a CDS encoding NAD(P)/FAD-dependent oxidoreductase, which translates to MKPEKSDVLIIGGGIMGSASAFFLRQRGHSVTLLERDLIGQYASGVNFGNVRRQGRFLGQLELSNRSYGLWKRLPELIGDDLEFIPSGHMRVCYREDEIAELEAYAAAPEARELDLQIITGKALHARFPFLGAEVKGGSYAPHDGHANPRLAAPAFARAATRAGASIRERTEVATVRKENDHFHVTTTNGQLFIAEQLLITAGAWGAKLSEQFDEAVPLQANGPQMSVTEPVPYALPTVIGVFTKIKEEVIYFRQIPRGNLIIGGGNRCKPDMINRRAYFKPESLLNQMQQMSRLLPGVANLNIIRVWSGIESYTPDSLPIMGPSGKVKGLFYAFGFCGHGFQLGPGVGDVMAELISTGSTRTLISPFDIRRFTEPTALTMPQMSTPGTGRLI; encoded by the coding sequence ATGAAGCCAGAAAAAAGCGATGTATTGATTATCGGCGGCGGCATCATGGGGTCGGCGTCGGCATTCTTTCTGCGCCAGCGTGGGCACTCGGTGACCCTGTTGGAACGCGATCTGATCGGCCAATACGCCAGTGGGGTGAATTTCGGCAACGTGCGACGCCAAGGGCGATTCCTCGGCCAATTGGAACTGTCGAATCGCTCGTACGGATTGTGGAAACGGCTCCCCGAGTTGATTGGCGATGACCTGGAGTTCATCCCCAGCGGCCATATGCGCGTCTGTTATCGCGAGGACGAAATCGCCGAGCTTGAAGCCTACGCCGCCGCCCCCGAAGCCCGGGAGCTGGACTTGCAGATCATCACCGGCAAGGCGTTGCACGCGCGTTTCCCGTTCCTCGGCGCGGAGGTCAAGGGCGGCTCGTACGCCCCGCACGACGGCCACGCCAACCCGCGCCTGGCAGCCCCGGCATTTGCCCGCGCGGCGACACGGGCCGGGGCCAGCATCCGCGAGCGAACGGAAGTCGCCACGGTACGAAAGGAGAATGACCATTTCCACGTGACCACCACCAACGGCCAGCTATTCATCGCTGAGCAACTTCTGATCACGGCGGGCGCGTGGGGGGCGAAGCTGTCCGAGCAATTCGACGAAGCGGTGCCGTTGCAAGCCAATGGCCCACAGATGTCGGTCACCGAACCTGTGCCCTATGCCTTGCCGACCGTGATCGGCGTGTTCACCAAGATAAAGGAAGAGGTGATTTACTTCCGGCAGATCCCCCGAGGCAATCTCATCATCGGTGGCGGCAACCGCTGCAAACCGGACATGATCAACCGTCGCGCCTACTTCAAGCCCGAGAGCCTGCTCAACCAGATGCAGCAGATGAGCCGCCTGCTGCCCGGGGTGGCGAACCTCAACATCATCCGGGTGTGGAGCGGCATCGAAAGCTATACGCCAGACTCGCTGCCGATCATGGGCCCAAGCGGCAAGGTCAAGGGGTTGTTCTATGCCTTTGGGTTCTGCGGGCATGGCTTCCAGCTCGGCCCGGGCGTCGGCGACGTCATGGCCGAGCTGATCAGCACCGGCAGCACCCGCACCCTGATCAGCCCCTTCGATATTCGCAGGTTCACCGAACCGACCGCCCTGACAATGCCCCAGATGAGCACGCCCGGCACCGGCAGACTCATTTGA
- a CDS encoding RidA family protein — translation MAGEIELIHTTQAAAAGGHYTQAVLHQGVLYVSGQLPVRADGSHSVDQPFEVQAAIALDNLMAILGAAGRSPSDLLKVTIYVVGIEHWPAFDQIYAHYLGEHRPARAVVPVPALHHGYLIEIEALARVHAFPTA, via the coding sequence ATGGCTGGTGAAATCGAGTTGATTCACACGACCCAGGCGGCCGCAGCGGGCGGGCATTACACCCAGGCGGTCTTGCACCAGGGCGTCTTGTACGTGTCCGGGCAACTGCCGGTACGCGCCGATGGCAGCCACAGCGTCGACCAACCGTTCGAAGTGCAAGCCGCCATCGCCCTGGACAACCTGATGGCGATTCTCGGCGCGGCAGGCCGCAGCCCCAGTGACCTGCTGAAGGTGACGATCTATGTCGTCGGCATCGAACACTGGCCGGCTTTCGACCAGATCTACGCCCACTATCTCGGCGAACACCGGCCCGCGCGTGCGGTAGTGCCCGTTCCGGCCTTGCACCATGGGTACCTGATCGAAATCGAAGCGCTGGCACGTGTGCACGCCTTCCCGACGGCCTAG
- a CDS encoding DSD1 family PLP-dependent enzyme, whose protein sequence is MPVSIASLDTPVALIDMPRMQRNIQRMQQRMDALGVRLRPHIKTSKCLPVVRAQLAAGANAITVSTLKEAEHCFADGIRDIFYAVSMAPGKLAQALRLRRKGCRLSILTDSLAATQAIVDFGRQHDERFEVWIEIDCDGHRSGVRAEDDALVDIARRLSEGGMQLCGVMTHAGSSYELDTPQALQALAEQERHLCVSAAQRIRAAGLACPEVSIGSTPTALSAQSLEGVTEVRAGVYVFFDLVMHNIGVCQADELALSVLTTVIGHQPDKGWIITDAGWMAMSRDRGTQRQQRDFGYGQVCSEAGDWIEGALLCSANQEHGIVTLSSPGDIDITERFSIGSRLRILPNHACATGAQFPDYHACDASGAVHTWSRLHGW, encoded by the coding sequence ATGCCAGTCTCAATTGCTTCCCTCGATACTCCAGTCGCGCTCATCGATATGCCGCGAATGCAGCGCAATATTCAGCGCATGCAACAACGCATGGATGCCTTGGGCGTGCGTTTGCGCCCGCACATCAAGACCAGCAAATGCCTGCCGGTGGTCCGGGCGCAGCTTGCAGCAGGCGCCAACGCCATCACCGTGTCGACCCTTAAGGAAGCCGAGCATTGCTTCGCCGACGGCATCCGCGACATCTTTTATGCCGTGTCCATGGCACCTGGCAAACTGGCCCAGGCCCTGAGGCTGCGGCGCAAGGGCTGTCGATTGAGCATCTTGACCGACAGCCTGGCGGCGACGCAGGCCATCGTCGATTTCGGCAGGCAGCACGACGAGCGTTTCGAGGTCTGGATCGAGATCGATTGCGATGGCCATCGTTCCGGCGTGCGCGCTGAAGACGATGCACTCGTCGACATCGCACGGCGACTCAGCGAAGGCGGCATGCAGCTTTGCGGCGTCATGACCCACGCCGGGTCCAGCTACGAGCTCGATACGCCCCAAGCGCTGCAAGCCTTGGCCGAACAAGAACGCCACCTCTGCGTCAGCGCCGCCCAGCGCATCCGCGCAGCCGGGCTGGCCTGCCCCGAGGTCAGCATCGGCTCCACACCCACGGCACTTTCGGCACAAAGCCTGGAGGGCGTCACTGAAGTGCGCGCTGGCGTCTATGTGTTCTTCGACCTGGTGATGCACAACATCGGTGTTTGCCAGGCGGATGAGCTGGCCCTGAGCGTACTGACCACCGTGATCGGCCATCAGCCGGACAAAGGCTGGATCATCACCGATGCCGGTTGGATGGCCATGAGTCGTGATCGGGGTACCCAGCGCCAGCAGCGGGATTTCGGGTATGGGCAAGTGTGCAGCGAAGCCGGCGACTGGATCGAGGGCGCCCTGCTCTGCAGCGCCAACCAGGAGCACGGTATCGTCACCCTTTCCAGTCCCGGGGACATCGATATCACCGAGCGGTTTTCCATCGGCAGTCGCCTGCGCATCCTGCCCAACCACGCCTGCGCCACCGGTGCGCAATTCCCTGACTACCACGCCTGCGATGCCTCGGGCGCGGTGCACACCTGGAGTCGTCTGCATGGCTGGTGA
- a CDS encoding LysR family transcriptional regulator, whose product MISLEDLRMAVTLARCESLSAAARALNVSPPALSMRLRKLETLLGLTLANRDARRLSLTADGERFSRQSALLLEQLEALPESFRQQDDQLAGTLRLAAPFGYGRQRLAPLLARFARLHPQLCLHLDLRETPWPDRHDSDAVIHIGHLSDSQWVARPLTQNDRWLCASPAYLEQNGTPLAPEQLAEHRCICIRENDEDVTLWHLRNAHGRKTLRIKPALLSNDGSVARRWAEQGLGLVLRSQWDVNKAIADGRLVRVLADWQFDSAPINLLVPSRKLRSARVQALVSFLEAELKV is encoded by the coding sequence ATGATCAGCCTCGAAGACCTGCGTATGGCCGTGACGCTGGCACGCTGCGAATCGTTGAGCGCCGCTGCCAGGGCCCTCAATGTCTCGCCACCGGCGCTGTCCATGCGCTTGCGCAAACTGGAGACGCTCCTGGGCCTGACCTTGGCCAATCGCGACGCCCGGCGGCTGAGCCTGACCGCCGACGGCGAGCGTTTCTCGCGCCAGAGTGCGCTGTTGCTGGAACAGCTGGAGGCGCTTCCCGAATCGTTCAGGCAGCAAGACGATCAACTGGCCGGCACCCTGAGGCTGGCGGCACCGTTCGGCTATGGACGCCAACGCCTCGCGCCGCTGCTGGCCCGTTTTGCCAGGTTGCACCCGCAGCTATGCCTGCATCTGGATCTCCGGGAAACGCCCTGGCCTGACCGTCATGACAGCGATGCGGTGATTCACATCGGTCACCTGAGCGACAGCCAGTGGGTCGCCCGGCCCCTTACGCAAAATGACCGTTGGCTGTGCGCGAGCCCCGCTTACCTGGAGCAGAACGGCACACCGTTAGCGCCGGAGCAACTCGCCGAGCATCGTTGTATCTGTATTCGTGAAAACGATGAAGATGTCACCCTGTGGCACCTGCGCAACGCGCACGGGCGCAAGACCCTGCGGATCAAGCCTGCCTTGTTGAGCAACGATGGCAGCGTGGCTCGACGCTGGGCCGAACAGGGCCTGGGGCTGGTGCTGCGTTCGCAATGGGACGTCAACAAAGCCATCGCCGACGGCCGCCTGGTACGGGTGCTCGCCGATTGGCAATTCGACAGCGCCCCAATCAACCTGCTGGTGCCCTCGCGCAAACTGCGCAGTGCACGGGTGCAGGCGTTGGTGAGTTTCCTGGAGGCCGAACTGAAGGTCTGA
- a CDS encoding IS110 family transposase, which produces MAMPVSVAKPIVGVDVAKDELVIYHAETDRLEAIPNTKAAIKKWLKELSAPVDVAIEATNIYHQEFADLAYAKGCVIYMIGGYELSHYRKGVKVRAKTDALDARLLARYLNNEGHQLHPWTPPSPLYCRLISLFRRRAALVQARVSLKQSWSNEPLLKRAFENQIKAMQRLEILLEKTIQTQLEAAGLGAQLKRCMKVEGIGLLNGARLLTSFQRGDFRNADAFIAFLGLDLRISDSGKKKGRRCLSKRGDPEARRLMHNAAMSARRTAAWKGFYEALRARGLSTTEALVALARKLARVVFALLKNQSEYLPKGI; this is translated from the coding sequence ATGGCAATGCCGGTTTCTGTCGCAAAGCCGATCGTGGGTGTTGATGTCGCCAAAGATGAGTTGGTGATTTATCACGCAGAAACAGATCGACTGGAAGCGATCCCCAACACCAAGGCAGCGATCAAAAAGTGGCTCAAGGAGTTGTCCGCGCCAGTGGATGTCGCCATCGAAGCCACCAATATCTATCATCAGGAATTCGCCGACCTGGCTTATGCGAAAGGCTGTGTGATCTACATGATCGGCGGCTACGAGCTCAGCCATTACCGCAAAGGTGTGAAAGTTCGCGCTAAAACCGATGCGCTGGATGCTCGGTTGTTGGCTCGCTACTTGAACAACGAAGGCCACCAGTTGCACCCGTGGACCCCGCCATCGCCCTTGTATTGCCGGCTTATAAGCCTCTTCCGACGTCGGGCAGCCTTGGTCCAGGCGCGTGTCAGCCTCAAGCAAAGTTGGTCCAACGAACCGTTGCTCAAAAGGGCCTTTGAGAACCAGATAAAAGCCATGCAACGACTGGAGATCTTGCTCGAGAAAACAATCCAGACGCAGTTGGAAGCCGCTGGCTTGGGCGCTCAGCTCAAGCGTTGCATGAAAGTCGAAGGCATTGGCCTGTTGAACGGTGCCCGTTTGCTCACGTCGTTTCAGCGTGGGGATTTCAGAAATGCCGATGCCTTCATCGCTTTTCTGGGCCTAGACCTGCGTATATCGGACTCAGGGAAAAAGAAGGGACGCCGCTGCCTGTCTAAGCGAGGTGACCCAGAGGCCCGTCGATTGATGCATAACGCCGCGATGTCGGCAAGGCGCACAGCGGCATGGAAGGGTTTTTATGAGGCACTAAGGGCCCGGGGACTCAGCACAACCGAAGCATTAGTGGCACTGGCCCGCAAGCTTGCCCGAGTGGTATTCGCCCTGCTGAAGAACCAGAGCGAATACTTACCGAAAGGCATTTAG
- a CDS encoding haloacid dehalogenase type II: MSFLRPKYITFDCYGTLTNFQMGTMTRELFADRVDAGQMDQFVKDFSAYRLDQVMGDWRPYDEIIKTSLMRVCKRWGVEYRGEGQLYYDAVPSWGPHADVPAGLSKIADKIPLVIFSNAMDEQIMSNVDKLGAPFYKVFTAQQAQAYKPRLAAFEFMLDNLGCGPEDVLHVSSSFRYDLMSAHDMKIKHKAFVARGHEQPANAAFGYQQILDIGGLPALVGL; this comes from the coding sequence ATGAGCTTTCTTCGACCCAAGTACATCACCTTCGACTGCTACGGCACGTTGACCAATTTCCAGATGGGCACCATGACCCGCGAGCTGTTCGCCGACCGTGTCGATGCCGGGCAGATGGACCAGTTCGTCAAGGATTTCTCCGCTTATCGCCTGGACCAGGTGATGGGTGACTGGCGGCCCTATGATGAAATCATCAAGACCTCCCTGATGCGGGTCTGCAAGCGTTGGGGCGTCGAATATCGTGGCGAAGGCCAGCTCTATTACGACGCCGTGCCAAGCTGGGGCCCCCACGCCGATGTACCGGCGGGCCTGTCGAAAATCGCCGACAAGATCCCCCTGGTGATTTTTTCCAACGCGATGGACGAGCAGATCATGTCCAACGTCGACAAGCTCGGCGCGCCTTTTTACAAAGTCTTCACCGCCCAACAGGCCCAGGCCTACAAGCCGCGCCTGGCCGCGTTCGAATTCATGCTCGATAACCTTGGCTGCGGACCGGAAGACGTCCTGCATGTGTCGTCGAGCTTCCGCTACGACCTGATGTCGGCCCACGACATGAAGATCAAGCACAAGGCCTTCGTCGCCCGCGGTCATGAACAACCGGCCAACGCTGCCTTTGGCTACCAACAGATCTTGGACATCGGCGGGTTGCCCGCTCTGGTCGGGCTCTGA
- a CDS encoding NAD(P)/FAD-dependent oxidoreductase, which produces MGSESYWLDTAPAFTGAQLGGLPGQVDVAIVGGGFTGLAAARALALKGASVAVLEAGRVIGEASGRNGGHCSTGVAQDYAALTASLGADKARAYYQAYENAVHSVVTLVEQEQIACDLKRNGKLKLAAKPMHYEGLARTCELIRKEVDAEVELLSAQETRAEVNSAQFHGGLLQRNGVQMHVGRFGVGLAEAAARHGALIFQGVAVQDWKASAGGYRVNTSKGALQASQILLATGTCQQGGLGWYRRRIVPVGSFVIATEVLPQVLIDNLLPARRSYVTSRMIGNYFRLTPDNRLLFGGRARFAMSDSVSDAKSGKVLQAAMVQMFPQLANTRIDYCWGGLVDMTSDRLPRAGQHGGVYHSMGYSGHGVQMSVHMGQVMAEVMAGKVEANPWRELDWPAIPGHFGKPWFLPLVGAYYRLQDYLH; this is translated from the coding sequence ATGGGCAGTGAGTCCTATTGGCTCGACACCGCACCGGCGTTCACCGGTGCTCAGCTCGGCGGATTGCCCGGGCAGGTCGATGTCGCCATCGTCGGTGGCGGCTTCACCGGCCTGGCGGCGGCGCGGGCCCTGGCCTTGAAGGGGGCCAGCGTGGCGGTGCTGGAAGCGGGCAGGGTGATTGGCGAGGCGTCAGGGCGCAACGGTGGGCATTGCAGTACCGGCGTGGCCCAGGATTACGCGGCGCTCACCGCCAGCCTCGGCGCCGACAAGGCCCGGGCGTATTACCAAGCCTATGAAAACGCCGTGCACAGCGTTGTGACGCTGGTGGAGCAAGAGCAGATTGCTTGCGACCTCAAGCGCAACGGCAAGCTCAAGCTGGCTGCCAAGCCGATGCATTACGAAGGGTTGGCGCGCACCTGTGAATTGATCCGCAAGGAAGTCGATGCCGAGGTCGAGTTGCTTTCGGCCCAGGAGACGCGGGCGGAAGTCAATTCGGCGCAGTTTCATGGCGGCTTGTTGCAGCGCAATGGTGTGCAGATGCATGTCGGGCGTTTCGGCGTCGGCCTGGCCGAAGCGGCTGCCCGTCACGGTGCGTTGATCTTCCAGGGCGTAGCGGTGCAGGACTGGAAGGCCAGTGCCGGCGGCTATCGAGTCAACACCAGCAAAGGGGCGCTGCAGGCCTCGCAGATCCTGCTGGCGACCGGTACCTGTCAGCAGGGCGGCCTGGGCTGGTATCGGCGGCGAATCGTGCCGGTGGGCAGTTTCGTGATCGCCACCGAGGTATTGCCCCAGGTGTTGATCGACAACTTGCTGCCGGCACGCCGCTCCTATGTCACCAGCCGCATGATCGGTAACTACTTTCGCCTGACCCCGGACAACCGCTTGCTGTTTGGCGGCCGTGCGCGGTTTGCCATGTCCGACAGTGTTTCCGATGCCAAGAGCGGCAAGGTGTTGCAGGCCGCCATGGTGCAGATGTTCCCGCAGTTGGCGAACACCCGGATCGACTATTGCTGGGGCGGCCTGGTGGACATGACCTCCGATCGCCTGCCCCGGGCCGGCCAGCATGGCGGGGTTTATCACTCCATGGGCTACAGCGGCCACGGTGTGCAGATGTCGGTGCACATGGGCCAGGTCATGGCCGAGGTCATGGCCGGCAAGGTCGAGGCCAACCCTTGGCGCGAACTGGACTGGCCGGCCATTCCCGGGCACTTCGGCAAGCCTTGGTTTTTGCCGCTGGTCGGCGCGTATTACCGCTTGCAGGACTACCTGCACTGA